A single region of the Peromyscus eremicus chromosome 16_21, PerEre_H2_v1, whole genome shotgun sequence genome encodes:
- the LOC131893750 gene encoding HLA class I histocompatibility antigen, alpha chain G-like, with product MGSTLPGVLLLLVVAALSPTQAGAGSHSLRYFTTTLYGPGYPKPRFMVVGYVDNTQILSFDSNMPSQRVEPRVPFLAQDPEHLKELTRLGRDILILGRIELWTLLGYHSQRENGSHAVQWLFGCDLGPDHRLLRGYKHVGIDGQDYISLTEDLRSWTAVDTEEAQITRRKWEAVGVARSWKSFLEGRCVEWLLKYLDKGKEMLQRADPPKTNVTHHPRPEGDVILRCWALGFYPADITLTWKREEEDLTQDMDLIETRPAGDGTFQKWAAVVVPSGEEQRYTCHVLHEGLPEPLILKWEPSPSPTIPTMGIIAGLVLLGVLIVGAVAAIVMRKNTGRIKTVFEIWALLRNFKPWK from the exons ATGGGGTCCACGCTGCCCGGCGTCCTACTTCTGCTGGTGGTGGCCGCCCTGTCCCCCACTCAGGCCGGCGC GGGCTCGCACTCCCTGCGATATTTCACCACCACTTTGTACGGTCCTGGCTATCCCAAACCTCGGTTCATGGTCGTGGGCTACGTGGACAACACGCAGATCTTGAGCTTCGACAGCAACATGCCAAGTCAGCGGGTGGAACCGCGCGTGCCATTTCTAGCTCAGGACCCAGAGCATTTGAAGGAGCTGACTCGACTAGGCAGGGACATCTTAATACTTGGCCGAATAGAACTGTGGACCCTGCTTGGCTATCATAGCCAGAGAGAGAATG GGTCTCACGCTGTCCAGTGGCTGTTCGGCTGTGACTTAGGGCCAGACCACCGCCTCCTCCGTGGGTATAAGCATGTCGGTATTGACGGCCAGGATTACATCTCTCTGACCGAGGACCTGCGCTCTTGGACTGCGGTGGATACCGAGGAGGCTCAGATCACCAGGCGCAAGTGGGAAGCAGTTGGTGTTGCAAGGTCATGGAAGTCTTTCTTGGAGGGCAGGTGCGTGGAGTGGCTTCTCAAATACCTGGATAAAGGGAAGGAGATGTTGCAGCGTGCAG ATCCTCCAAAAACAAATGTGACCCATCACCCCAGGCCTGAAGGAGATGTCATCCTGAGGTGCTGGGCCCTGGGCTTCTATCCTGCGGACATCACCCTGacctggaagagggaggaggaagacctGACCCAGGACATGGATCTTATTGAGACCAGACCTGCAGGGGATGGAACCTTCCAGAAGTGGGCAGCTGTGGTGGTGCCTTCAGGAGAAGAGCAGAGATACACATGCCATGTGCTACATGAGGGGCTGCCTGAGCCCCTCATCCTGAAATGGG agccttctccctctcccaccaTCCCCACCATGGGGATCATCGCTGGTCTGGTTCTCCTTGGAGTTTTGATTGTTGGAGCTGTGGCTGCCATTGTGATGAGGAAGAATACAGGTAGGATAAAGACAGTGTTTGAGATTTGGGCCTTACTGAGAAATTTCAAACCCTGGAAATAA